TTTTGAGTACGAAGGGCATAACTTCATAGTAGAAATTATCggaatcagtcatgaaggctgtcttctttcggtcggccgggtgcatttggatttgattataaCCTGAGTAGGCATCAAGGAAGCTGAGGATGTGATGTCCGGCCGCCGAGACGATCAATGGTAGGCAGAGGGTAAGAGTCTTTTGGGCATGCCTTATTGAGGTCCGTGtagtcaacgcacattcgccattttccgttcgctttctttaccataaccacgttggctagccatgtgGTGTAATGGGCTTTCCGAATGAATCCAGCTTGTAACAATTTATCGGCTTCGTCACGTGCGGCTTGGCGTCGTTCCTCGCCTagatgtcttttcttttgagctATTGGCCTAGCCTCTTTATACAGTGATAATCGGTTAGTGATGACTTGTGGGTCTACGCCAGGCATGTCAGCGGCCGTCCATGCGAACAGATCGGCATTTTTGACAAGTGTCGTGCCGATGGCCATTCGGTCGTCTGGCTTCAGCAGTGAAGTGCCGATATGTGTAGCGTGGCGATCATCGCGAAGTGGGAACAGATGTAAGTCTTCTCCTGCCTTCATACGGGGATCGTCCATACGAGGGTCGAGATCAACAAGGGCTGTCATTTGTCGACGGGACATGCGCCGTCCAGAATGTCGGGTCGAGGATTATCCTCTTTTTTGCGGGAGTCGGTCGTCCGGATTGGTCGTGTAGAGCCGTCGAGTTGGCTCACTTTTCAAACTTGCGACATAACATTCTCTAGCGGTTTTTTGATCGACATGGATTGTTGCAATGTCGTTATTTGCCgaagggaatttcatggctaagtgtGGGGTGGAAACAATGGCTTTTAATCTGTTGATGGACGGACGACCGAGCAGAATGTTGTAGGAAGTTTGGGCGTTAACAAGAAGATATCGTACGTTTATTGTTTTGTGGAGACCGTCTTCCTCACCAAAGGTTGTATACAAGTCTATATACCCCTTAGTGTCGACCCGTTCACCTGAGAACCCTACAATTTGTTCGTTATAGGGTTGAATATCTGCTTCTGGGATGCGCATTTTCTTGAAGATTTCCCAATATAATATATTGACCGAGCTACCTTGGTCTACCAAAGTCTTGGCAATTGCGAACTTGTCAATTTCCACGGTGATTACCATAGGGTCGTCCTGGGCTGGATCTATAGCTGTGAAGTCGTCGTCAGTGAAAGTGATCGGAGGTATGTGTGGACGTCTCCTCGTAGTAGCATGAGCGGACTGGATGTCCCGAAGATGTTTCTTTCGGGCGGAATTTGAGCACCCGCCATCGGCAAAGCCTCCGGCTATATAATTTGCTTCGTGGTTCGGTTCGCCCAAGGTAACGGGTCCAGcaatcatgttgatgacttcgCGGACTCGTTGGCGAGGGTGGGCGTTTCGGTCGGGACTTGTGCTGCGGGCGCGGTACGCCGAACGGGGCTTTCACTACGTTTCCGCGAAGCCTGGCTATGGTCAGTTCGACGTTTGTAATCGTTACGGTATGACCGGTCCACACCACGAGATGGACGATCAGTACTCCGTGGTGGGGATCTTGAATTCCTTGTCCTCTTGACGAACTGCTGCAAATGGCCAGCCTGGATGAGCTCTTCGATTTTGTCCTTCAACGCTTGACATCCTTCGGTCGTGTGACCGAAATTTCGATGGTACTGACAACACTTAGTAGTATCTGCATTCGGTGGTGTTTGATACTGTTTTAGTGTCGGAATTAAATCCGTTTGCAGTGCTTCATCTAGGGCTCGTCCCCTCGGAACTGTTAAAGGGGTGTAACTGTTAAACCTGGGGATTCGGCCTCCTCTGATCCGGTCGGACCTTGGGGTGGTTCGAACGGTCCGTTCGATCTCGAATTCCCTTTCTTTGCTCGGGGTTTGATCTTTGAGGACTCCGGATCCGACGGCTTTGAACCGTTGGTGATAGTCAATGTGTTCCTcaatttgcatgaatttggttgccCGAGTTCGAAGATCTTCCATGTCTTGAGGCGGCTTTTTGATGAGACTTTCTGTAAAACGGCTTGGCCGGATGGCCGAAACCAAATGGTGTAACGCAACTTCCTGTTTGAGCCCTCGGATATTCATGCATGCCTTGTTGAATCTATCTAAAAAGGTTCTGAgaggttcacctttctcttgTTATACCGCTAGTAAAGACATGGAGGACATGTGATGCGGTCGGCTGGTGGCATATTAAGTAGAGAATTTTGCGGCTAAGACGTCGAAGTCGTCAATGGAATTCGGAGGTAGCTCTGTAAACCAAGTAAGAGGTTCTCCCTCGAGTGACGTGGGGAATACTTTACACCACACATTGTTATCTGTggtatacaaagtcatttgCGTCTTGTAAACATTTAAATGCTCGTCTGGGTCAGTCGAGCCGTCATAGAGTTTGATGGCGAGGCCTCTCCACTTGTCAGGAAGTGGTTTGGTGATGATTTCGTCTGTAAAAGGATGACCCCTTTTATTCAACTTTCTTTCGACTATTTCAGTTCTAGAAGCAGGATTGGTGTCGGCCGATGTAGGTATGCGAGAGGCGGTTCGATCGGCCATATGGGATTGGCCTTCTCGTTCGGGATTATCAACCTGTCGTTGGAGTTgtgcattctgctctctcaatAAGGCGATTTCTTCCTCTTGACGGCGCCTATCCTCTTCGTGTTGACGACGGTCTTCCATCCCCTTTTGCCGCAGTTCCTCCATCTGAGTTTGGAGGGTTTGAATCATAGTCATCTGTTCTGCCATAGCGTCGTTGTTGTTCCTTGTTGCAACCATTATagctttaaaaattgaaatcttgcatcggccccacggtgggcgccaattgtacctgaatggagagatggggcccaggcacggtcggttgacgtagtATAATTGTTGACGTgtcgatcttcttctccttcggtcggtcgttctttcttggtgtctccttcggtcgggcgggggagggtacctgcgaaggcactccgacgctcaagtaagtatgagattctaagtgtgatttagtaagtgaatgaaaatgtacctttctctggcttgagcacagtatttataggattgcctaaagggctttctatcccttgggctcagggtggttatggataggtcttgccagtcgtgct
The sequence above is a segment of the Phaseolus vulgaris cultivar G19833 chromosome 2, P. vulgaris v2.0, whole genome shotgun sequence genome. Coding sequences within it:
- the LOC137809455 gene encoding uncharacterized protein, with the protein product MNIRGLKQEVALHHLVSAIRPSRFTESLIKKPPQDMEDLRTRATKFMQIEEHIDYHQRFKAVGSGVLKDQTPSKEREFEIERTVRTTPRSDRIRGGRIPRFNSYTPLTVPRGRALDEALQTDLIPTLKQYQTPPNADTTKCCQYHRNFGHTTEGCQALKDKIEELIQAGHLQQFVKRTRNSRSPPRSTDRPSRGVDRSYRNDYKRRTDHSQASRKRSESPVRRTAPAAQVPTETPTLANESAKSST